The following proteins come from a genomic window of Leopardus geoffroyi isolate Oge1 chromosome A3, O.geoffroyi_Oge1_pat1.0, whole genome shotgun sequence:
- the FAM210B gene encoding protein FAM210B, mitochondrial isoform X1, whose amino-acid sequence MAGLLALLGPAGRVGARVRPRATWFLGAAAPCAPPPLLLPLLRPGPDAPLLRAARGHSQGHQEGERNPVRHESRRFLPQHISPSVVCAQDPGKITATTGRDGGSTEEKKPSKSQQLRKIFQEYGAVGVSLHIGISLISLGVFYTVISSGVDMSAVLLKLGFKESLVQSKMAAGTSTFVVAYAIHKLFAPVRISITLVSVPFIVRYFRKVGFFKPPAAKP is encoded by the exons ATGGCCGGGCTGCTGGCGCTGCTGGGCCCAGCGGGCCGGGTGGGCGCCCGGGTCCGGCCTCGCGCTACCTGGTTCCTGGGTGCCGCTGCCCCCTGCGCGCCGCCGCCCCTGTTGCTGCCGCTGCTCCGGCCCGGGCCCGACGCCCCGCTGCTGCGTGCGGCCCGCGGGCACAGCCAAGGCCACCAG GAAGGAGAGCGGAACCCTGTGCGACACGAAAGCCGCCGATTCCTGCCCCAGCACATCTCCCCTTCTGTGGTCTGTGCACAGGACCCCGGCAAAATCACTGCAACGACAGGCAGGGATGGCGGCAGCACGGAGGAGAAAAAGCCAAGCAAGTCACAGCAGCTGAGAAAGATTTTTCAGGAGTATGGGGCTGTTGGAGTGTCACTGCACATTGGAATCTCCTTGATCTCCTTGGGCGTATTTTACACGGTCATTTCAAG CGGTGTGGACATGTCTGCAGTCCTGCTTAAACTCGGATTCAAGGAGTCACTGGTACAGTCAAAAATGGCAGCGGGCACAAGTACCTTCGTGGTGGCCTATGCCATCCACAAGCTGTTTGCACCCGTGAGAATCAGCATTACCTTGGTTTCTGTGCCCTTCATCGTCAGATATTTTCGCAAAGTGGGATTTTTTAAACCTCCAGCTGCAAAGCCTTGA
- the FAM210B gene encoding protein FAM210B, mitochondrial isoform X2 — protein sequence MAGLLALLGPAGRVGARVRPRATWFLGAAAPCAPPPLLLPLLRPGPDAPLLRAARGHSQGHQDPGKITATTGRDGGSTEEKKPSKSQQLRKIFQEYGAVGVSLHIGISLISLGVFYTVISSGVDMSAVLLKLGFKESLVQSKMAAGTSTFVVAYAIHKLFAPVRISITLVSVPFIVRYFRKVGFFKPPAAKP from the exons ATGGCCGGGCTGCTGGCGCTGCTGGGCCCAGCGGGCCGGGTGGGCGCCCGGGTCCGGCCTCGCGCTACCTGGTTCCTGGGTGCCGCTGCCCCCTGCGCGCCGCCGCCCCTGTTGCTGCCGCTGCTCCGGCCCGGGCCCGACGCCCCGCTGCTGCGTGCGGCCCGCGGGCACAGCCAAGGCCACCAG GACCCCGGCAAAATCACTGCAACGACAGGCAGGGATGGCGGCAGCACGGAGGAGAAAAAGCCAAGCAAGTCACAGCAGCTGAGAAAGATTTTTCAGGAGTATGGGGCTGTTGGAGTGTCACTGCACATTGGAATCTCCTTGATCTCCTTGGGCGTATTTTACACGGTCATTTCAAG CGGTGTGGACATGTCTGCAGTCCTGCTTAAACTCGGATTCAAGGAGTCACTGGTACAGTCAAAAATGGCAGCGGGCACAAGTACCTTCGTGGTGGCCTATGCCATCCACAAGCTGTTTGCACCCGTGAGAATCAGCATTACCTTGGTTTCTGTGCCCTTCATCGTCAGATATTTTCGCAAAGTGGGATTTTTTAAACCTCCAGCTGCAAAGCCTTGA